The following are from one region of the Penaeus chinensis breed Huanghai No. 1 chromosome 32, ASM1920278v2, whole genome shotgun sequence genome:
- the LOC125042388 gene encoding serine/threonine-protein phosphatase 2A 65 kDa regulatory subunit A alpha isoform-like isoform X1, which produces MASSETATDDSLYPIAVLIDELRNEDVQLRLNSIKKLSTIALALGVERTRSELIPFLTDTIYDEDEVLLALAEQLGTFTPLVGGPEYVHCLLPPLESLATVEETVVRDKAVDSLRRICEEHNTEDLESHFVPLVKRLAVGDWFTSRTSACGLFSVCYPRLSVATKAELRSHFRSLCQDDTPMVRRAAAAKLGEFAKVVEVEYLKTDLIPMFVALAQDEQSTPQLWQDSVRLLAVEACVSMAGLLQQEDTEMLVMPTLRQAAEDKSWRVRYMVADRFIDLQKAVGPEITKTDLVPAFQSLLKDVEAEVRAAAAGKVKDFCQNVDPSVQENVIMNNVLPCVKELVTDGNQHVKSALAGVIMGLSPILGKENTVNHLLPLFLSQLKDECPEVRLNIISNLDCVNEVIGIQQLSQSLLPAIVELAEDTKWRVRLAIIEYMPLLAGQLGVEFFNQSLSKLCMTWLVDHVYAIREAATNNLRKLVEKFGSEWASQNVLPKINAMSRDGNYLHRMTCLACINVVGEVCGKDVTTKTLLPTVLSMANDNVPNVRFNVAKTLQIIGPHVEKDALHSQVKPVLDRLNDDADTDVKYFASEALTAMTPLFAAS; this is translated from the exons TTACGGCTGAATTCCATCAAAAAGCTTTCCACAATTGCTCTTGCACTGGGTGTAGAGCGAACTCGCAGTGAATTGATCCCCTTCTTGACTGACACAAtctatgatgaagatgaagtatTGCTCGCTCTCGCAGAACAGCTCGGCACTTTCACCCCACTTGTTGGAGGGCCAGAATACGTACATTGTCTCCTG CCCCCTCTGGAATCCCTGGCTACAGTTGAAGAAACAGTAGTACGAGATAAAGCTGTTGATTCACTGAGAAGGATTTGTGAAGAACACAACACAGAAGATTTGGAGTCACACTTTGTCCCTCTGGTGAAGCGGCTGGCTGTTGGAGACTGGTTCACATCACGCACATCTGCCTGTGGACTTTTCTCAGTATGCTATCCAAGATTGTCTGTGGCAACAAAGG CTGAATTGCGATCACATTTCCGTTCTCTGTGTCAAGATGACACACCCATGGTACGACGTGCAGCAGCAGCCAAATTGGGTGAATTCGCAAAGGTTGTTGAAGTGGAATATTTGAAGACAGACCTTATCCCCATGTTTGTTGCACTAGCCCAGGATGAACAG AGTACCCCTCAACTCTGGCAGGATTCAGTGCGGCTTTTGGCGGTGGAGGCATGCGTAAGCATGGCTGGGCTCCTACAGCAGGAGGACACAGAGATGCTGGTGATGCCAACACTCCGCCAGGCTGCAGAAGACAAGTCATGGAGGGTTCGTTACATGGTGGCAGACCGCTTCATTGACCTCCAGAAGGCAGTGGGGCCTGAAATCACCAAAACAGATCTCGTACCAGCGTTCCAGAGTCTGTTGAAGGATGTTGAGGctgaa GTACGTGCAGCAGCCGCTGGAAAAGTCAAAGATTTCTGCCAGAATGTGGATCCAAGTGTGCAGGAAAATGTTATCATGAACAATGTTTTACCATGTGTAAAG GAACTAGTAACAGATGGTAACCAACATGTAAAGAGTGCACTAGCGGGTGTTATCATGGGCCTGTCACCCATCCTAGGGAAAGAGAACACAGTGAACCACCTTCTTCCGCTATTCCTGTCACAGCTGAAGGATGAATGCCCCGAAGTCAGACTTAACATTATCTCTAATCTCGACTGTGTGAATGAAGTCATTGGAATCCAGCAG CTGTCGCAATCATTGTTGCCAGCCATTGTAGAGTTAGCAGAGGACACAAAGTGGCGTGTGCGCCTGGCCATTATTGAATATATGCCCCTTCTTGCTGGTCAACTTGGGGTTGAATTCTTCAACCAATCCCTCTCCAAACTGTGCATGACCTGGCTAGTGGATCATG TATATGCTATCCGTGAGGCTGCTACTAACAACCTAAGAAAGCTTGTGGAGAAATTTGGTTCTGAGTGGGCCTCCCAGAATGTATTGCCCAAGATTAATGCCATGTCACGGGACGGCAACTACCTTCACCGTATGACCTGTCTTGCTTGTATCAAC GTTGTTGGAGAAGTGTGTGGAAAGGATGTGACGACCAAGACTCTGCTGCCCACAGTCCTCTCCATGGCAAATGATAACGTTCCCAATGTCAGGTTTAATGTGGCAAAAACACTACAGATTATTGGTCCCCATGTGGAAAAAGA TGCCCTCCACTCTCAAGTTAAACCAGTGTTGGACAGACTCAATGATGATGCAGATACAGATGTTAAATATTTTGCATCAGAGGCTTTAACAG CCATGACACCATTGTTTGCGGCATCGTAG
- the LOC125042388 gene encoding serine/threonine-protein phosphatase 2A 65 kDa regulatory subunit A alpha isoform-like isoform X2, giving the protein MASSETATDDSLYPIAVLIDELRNEDVQLRLNSIKKLSTIALALGVERTRSELIPFLTDTIYDEDEVLLALAEQLGTFTPLVGGPEYVHCLLPPLESLATVEETVVRDKAVDSLRRICEEHNTEDLESHFVPLVKRLAVGDWFTSRTSACGLFSVCYPRLSVATKAELRSHFRSLCQDDTPMVRRAAAAKLGEFAKVVEVEYLKTDLIPMFVALAQDEQDSVRLLAVEACVSMAGLLQQEDTEMLVMPTLRQAAEDKSWRVRYMVADRFIDLQKAVGPEITKTDLVPAFQSLLKDVEAEVRAAAAGKVKDFCQNVDPSVQENVIMNNVLPCVKELVTDGNQHVKSALAGVIMGLSPILGKENTVNHLLPLFLSQLKDECPEVRLNIISNLDCVNEVIGIQQLSQSLLPAIVELAEDTKWRVRLAIIEYMPLLAGQLGVEFFNQSLSKLCMTWLVDHVYAIREAATNNLRKLVEKFGSEWASQNVLPKINAMSRDGNYLHRMTCLACINVVGEVCGKDVTTKTLLPTVLSMANDNVPNVRFNVAKTLQIIGPHVEKDALHSQVKPVLDRLNDDADTDVKYFASEALTAMTPLFAAS; this is encoded by the exons TTACGGCTGAATTCCATCAAAAAGCTTTCCACAATTGCTCTTGCACTGGGTGTAGAGCGAACTCGCAGTGAATTGATCCCCTTCTTGACTGACACAAtctatgatgaagatgaagtatTGCTCGCTCTCGCAGAACAGCTCGGCACTTTCACCCCACTTGTTGGAGGGCCAGAATACGTACATTGTCTCCTG CCCCCTCTGGAATCCCTGGCTACAGTTGAAGAAACAGTAGTACGAGATAAAGCTGTTGATTCACTGAGAAGGATTTGTGAAGAACACAACACAGAAGATTTGGAGTCACACTTTGTCCCTCTGGTGAAGCGGCTGGCTGTTGGAGACTGGTTCACATCACGCACATCTGCCTGTGGACTTTTCTCAGTATGCTATCCAAGATTGTCTGTGGCAACAAAGG CTGAATTGCGATCACATTTCCGTTCTCTGTGTCAAGATGACACACCCATGGTACGACGTGCAGCAGCAGCCAAATTGGGTGAATTCGCAAAGGTTGTTGAAGTGGAATATTTGAAGACAGACCTTATCCCCATGTTTGTTGCACTAGCCCAGGATGAACAG GATTCAGTGCGGCTTTTGGCGGTGGAGGCATGCGTAAGCATGGCTGGGCTCCTACAGCAGGAGGACACAGAGATGCTGGTGATGCCAACACTCCGCCAGGCTGCAGAAGACAAGTCATGGAGGGTTCGTTACATGGTGGCAGACCGCTTCATTGACCTCCAGAAGGCAGTGGGGCCTGAAATCACCAAAACAGATCTCGTACCAGCGTTCCAGAGTCTGTTGAAGGATGTTGAGGctgaa GTACGTGCAGCAGCCGCTGGAAAAGTCAAAGATTTCTGCCAGAATGTGGATCCAAGTGTGCAGGAAAATGTTATCATGAACAATGTTTTACCATGTGTAAAG GAACTAGTAACAGATGGTAACCAACATGTAAAGAGTGCACTAGCGGGTGTTATCATGGGCCTGTCACCCATCCTAGGGAAAGAGAACACAGTGAACCACCTTCTTCCGCTATTCCTGTCACAGCTGAAGGATGAATGCCCCGAAGTCAGACTTAACATTATCTCTAATCTCGACTGTGTGAATGAAGTCATTGGAATCCAGCAG CTGTCGCAATCATTGTTGCCAGCCATTGTAGAGTTAGCAGAGGACACAAAGTGGCGTGTGCGCCTGGCCATTATTGAATATATGCCCCTTCTTGCTGGTCAACTTGGGGTTGAATTCTTCAACCAATCCCTCTCCAAACTGTGCATGACCTGGCTAGTGGATCATG TATATGCTATCCGTGAGGCTGCTACTAACAACCTAAGAAAGCTTGTGGAGAAATTTGGTTCTGAGTGGGCCTCCCAGAATGTATTGCCCAAGATTAATGCCATGTCACGGGACGGCAACTACCTTCACCGTATGACCTGTCTTGCTTGTATCAAC GTTGTTGGAGAAGTGTGTGGAAAGGATGTGACGACCAAGACTCTGCTGCCCACAGTCCTCTCCATGGCAAATGATAACGTTCCCAATGTCAGGTTTAATGTGGCAAAAACACTACAGATTATTGGTCCCCATGTGGAAAAAGA TGCCCTCCACTCTCAAGTTAAACCAGTGTTGGACAGACTCAATGATGATGCAGATACAGATGTTAAATATTTTGCATCAGAGGCTTTAACAG CCATGACACCATTGTTTGCGGCATCGTAG